In one Oryzias latipes chromosome 13, ASM223467v1 genomic region, the following are encoded:
- the srprb gene encoding signal recognition particle receptor subunit beta, with protein sequence MERSVGGDMGGKEDAKMLENTVKQFIEYVRKQVEEQDPVFLISVVVALAAIIITCVFLKYFLTSKTVRSAVLLVGLCDSGKTLLFSRLVSGKFKRTQTSITDSSAPYKAKSDKGTTWTLIDLPGHDSLRAQYLEKFKSAARAIVFVVDSAIFQKEVRDVAEFLYVLLTDSVICRNTPTLLVACNKQDITMAKSAKLIQQQLEKELNTLRVTRSAALGSQDGSVGGSVFLGRKGKDFEFSQLPMRVEFLECSALSNKAEEGEADIKSLEKSLAKL encoded by the exons ATGGAACGCAGCGTCGGTGGAGACATGGGAGGAAAAGAGGACGCGAAGATGCTAGAAAACACAGTTAAACAATTCATCGAGTATGTCCGCAAACAGGTTGAAGAGCAAGACCCAGTTTTTCTGATCAGCGTCGTCGTGGCCTTAGCGGCGATCATCATCACCTGCG TTTTTCTGAAGTACTTCCTCACCAGCAAAACCGTCCGGAGCGCCGTGCTGCTGGTCGGACTGTGTGACTCCGGGAAGACCCTCCTGTTCAGTCGG CTAGTATCAGGGAAGTTCAAGCGAACACAGACCTCCATCACTGACAGCAGTGCCCCTTATAAAGCCAAAAGTGATAAG GGCACAACTTGGACTCTGATAGACCTGCCAGGTCATGACAGTCTCCGGGCTCAGTACCTGGAGAAGTTCAAGTCAGCAGCCAG AGCTATCGTGTTTGTGGTGGACAGCGCCATTTTCCAGAAAGAAGTCAGAGACGTAGCCGAGTTTCTGTACGTCCTGCTGACCGATAGCGTGATCTGCCGAAACACCCCAACTCTCCTGGTGGCGTGCAACAAACAAG ACATCACCATGGCAAAATCTGCCAAACTGATCCAAcagcagctggaaaaagaaTT GAATACCCTGAGAGTGACCCGCTCAGCTGCTCTCGGCTCCCAGGACGGCTCCGTTGGCGGCAGCGTGTTTCTGGGCAGAAAAGGCAAGGACTTTGAGTTCAGCCAGCTGCCTATGAGGGTGGAGTTCCTGGAGTGCAGTGCCCTCAGCAACAAGGCAGAAGAGGGAGAGGCGGACATTAAAAGCCTGGAGAAGAGCCTGGCTAAACTGTGA